A window of the Helianthus annuus cultivar XRQ/B chromosome 4, HanXRQr2.0-SUNRISE, whole genome shotgun sequence genome harbors these coding sequences:
- the LOC110883632 gene encoding uncharacterized protein LOC110883632: MYFTPHQEQIVLNVASSGIASLLMSRGRTAHSRFHIPINLDESSMCHIRADGDVAYLLKHTRLIIWDEALMVHRHAFEALDRTFKDVLVEKSNSHSDVLFGGKVILFGGDFRKILPVIPNGSMQEIVNASLSSSYIWSHCKLLTLTKNTRLTIGALQSRMEETEKFAKWLLDIGEDKVGGDNDGVAIVEIPSDLLITDTSDPIESLIQFVYPSVLERYMDLDYFSERAILTPKNEVVHEINDRLLELFPGEPVEYLSSDSICQTEKGIDSFQQELYSPDVLNGLKISGLPNHRLVLKVGVPIMLLRNIDQQNGLCNGTRLKVTYLGKRLWKVKLYQVLMLELERSFQELA, from the coding sequence atgtattttaccccacatcaaGAGCAGATCGTACTAAATGTTGCTTCCAGTGGTATTGCTTCTTTGCTAATGTCAAGAGGTAGAACGGCACATTCTAGATTTCACATTCCCATAAATTTAGATGAGAGTTCTATGTGTCACATAAGGGCTGATGGTGATGTAGCCTACTTGCTTAAGCATACTAGGTTGATTATATGGGATGAAGCACTCATGGTACATAGACATGCGTTCGAAGCTTTAGACCGAACATTTAAAGATGTTTTGGTTGAGAAAAGCAATTCTCATTCGGATGTATTATTTGGAGGTAAAGTAATTTTGTTTGGTGgtgattttagaaaaattcttCCTGTTATTCCAAACGGAAGTATGCAAGAAATTGTTAACGCTTCGTTGAGTTCATCTTATATATGGTCCCACTGTAAATTACTTACCTTGACCAAAAACACGAGGTTGACTATCGGTGCTTTACAATCCAGAATGGAGGAGACTGAGAAATTTGCCAAATGGCTTCTTGATATTGGCGAGGATAAAGTTGGAGGTGACAACGATGGTGTGGCAATTGTAGAAATACCTTCTGATCTTCTAATTACAGATACTTCGGATCCCATTGAAAGTTTGATTCAATTTGTATATCCGTCTGTTTTAGAAAGATATATGGATCTAGATTATTTTTCTGAAAGAGCGATTCTGACACCCAAAAATGAGGTCGTACATGAAATAAATGATCGATTGTTAGAGTTGTTTCCTGGTGAACCAGTAGAGTACCTAAGCTCTGATAGTATATGTCAAACGGAAAAAGGTATTGATTCCTTCCAGCAAGAGTTGTATTCACCTGATGTTTTGAATGGTTTAAAGATATCTGGTTTACCAAATCATCGCCTGGTTCTAAAAGTTGGTGTTCCTATTATGCTTCTTAGGAACATTGACCAACAGAATGGATTATGTAATGGTACAAGGTTAAAAGTTACATATCTTGGAAAGAGGTTATGGAAGGTGAAATTATATCAGGTGCTAATGTTGGAACTAGAACGTTCATTCCAAGAATTAGCATGA